One region of Burkholderia pyrrocinia genomic DNA includes:
- a CDS encoding RES family NAD+ phosphorylase, with protein MTTLWRISNYADLKGIGGLRAGGRWHFAGQPVVYLAEHPALALLETLVHFEIATVAQLPSGYQLLRIEVPESVDVAEIAEGDAPDDWQTNVDWTRSAGTEWLHTQPSALLRVPSVVVPHAHNFLLNPLHPAAPEIRVAEVMQSPYDTRILRLIESKPGE; from the coding sequence TTGACGACGCTGTGGCGGATCAGCAATTACGCCGACCTGAAAGGCATCGGCGGGTTGCGCGCCGGCGGGCGCTGGCATTTTGCCGGACAGCCCGTCGTGTATCTCGCCGAGCATCCGGCGCTCGCGCTGCTCGAGACGCTCGTGCATTTCGAAATCGCCACCGTCGCGCAATTGCCGAGCGGATACCAGTTGCTTCGTATCGAGGTGCCGGAATCGGTGGACGTCGCCGAGATCGCGGAAGGCGACGCGCCGGACGACTGGCAAACGAACGTCGACTGGACCCGCAGCGCCGGCACCGAGTGGCTGCACACGCAGCCGAGCGCGCTGCTGCGCGTCCCGAGCGTCGTCGTGCCGCACGCGCACAACTTCCTGCTGAATCCGCTGCATCCGGCCGCGCCCGAGATCCGCGTCGCGGAAGTCATGCAATCGCCGTACGACACCCGGATTCTGCGGCTGATCGAGTCGAAGCCGGGCGAATAG
- the parS gene encoding type II RES/Xre toxin-antitoxin system antitoxin, producing the protein MSTIAFHPSGIAHPRQAEFTILEQLLAIRVRSGADLAELASARIDVSVIDRLSERGLKSDELAFIIPRRTLSHRRQAHERLSPEESDKAIRLARIVAQATATFGDQDKAMAWLRNGLQRFGGRTSLDMASTEHGARLVEEVLTQIDEGYFA; encoded by the coding sequence ATGAGCACCATCGCTTTTCATCCTTCGGGTATCGCGCATCCGCGTCAGGCCGAATTCACGATTCTCGAGCAGCTGCTGGCGATCCGCGTCCGATCGGGTGCGGATCTTGCCGAGCTGGCGAGCGCACGCATCGACGTCTCGGTAATCGACCGGCTGTCGGAGCGCGGGCTGAAATCGGACGAGCTGGCCTTCATCATCCCGCGCCGCACGCTGAGCCACCGTCGCCAGGCGCACGAACGCCTGTCGCCGGAGGAATCCGACAAGGCGATTCGCCTCGCGCGCATCGTCGCGCAGGCGACGGCCACGTTCGGCGACCAGGACAAGGCGATGGCGTGGCTGCGCAACGGGCTTCAGCGCTTCGGCGGCCGCACGTCGCTCGACATGGCGAGCACCGAGCATGGCGCGCGGCTCGTCGAAGAGGTGCTCACGCAGATCGACGAGGGGTACTTCGCTTGA
- a CDS encoding DUF4148 domain-containing protein, with the protein MKSFIYAVVAATALSASYGAFAQSNPSGQLTRAQVRAELVQLEQAGYKPEVSDPYYPRALQTAQARVTNADETGYGAQAAADVRAGRTIAVKQDGRDSVYFGQ; encoded by the coding sequence ATGAAGTCGTTCATCTACGCTGTCGTCGCCGCAACCGCCCTGTCCGCCTCGTATGGCGCATTCGCACAATCGAACCCGTCGGGCCAGTTGACGCGTGCCCAGGTGCGCGCGGAACTCGTCCAGCTCGAACAGGCCGGCTACAAGCCCGAAGTCTCCGATCCGTACTACCCCCGCGCGCTGCAGACGGCACAGGCCCGCGTAACGAACGCCGATGAAACCGGTTACGGCGCACAAGCCGCCGCCGACGTGCGTGCCGGCCGCACAATCGCGGTCAAGCAGGACGGCCGCGACTCCGTGTATTTCGGCCAGTAA
- a CDS encoding dienelactone hydrolase family protein, which translates to MSQASGSMITFRRPDGQELQGYLARPEKTEGAPAVVVIQEWWGLNDQIRGVADRLARCGYFALVPDLYRGKSTVEEEEAHHLMTGLDFGDAASQDIPGAVTYLKTLAPRVAVTGFCMGGALTLLSLQFADADAGVTWYGFPPLDYLDPAKLKVPLMGHWATQDAFFAIDQVDALEKKLTDAKVGVEFHRYLAHHGFANETAVGPGRISGTQFDPAWSQVAWDRTLTFFGRTLWAKPQ; encoded by the coding sequence ATGTCTCAAGCATCCGGTTCCATGATCACGTTTCGCCGCCCGGACGGCCAGGAGCTGCAGGGTTATCTCGCCAGGCCGGAAAAGACCGAAGGCGCGCCCGCGGTCGTCGTCATCCAGGAATGGTGGGGGCTGAACGACCAGATCCGCGGCGTCGCGGATCGCCTCGCGCGCTGCGGCTACTTCGCGCTCGTGCCCGACCTGTATCGCGGCAAGTCGACGGTCGAGGAAGAAGAGGCACACCACCTGATGACCGGCCTCGATTTCGGCGACGCCGCATCGCAGGACATTCCCGGCGCCGTCACATATCTGAAGACGTTGGCTCCGCGCGTCGCGGTGACGGGCTTCTGCATGGGCGGTGCGCTGACGCTGTTGTCGCTGCAGTTCGCCGACGCGGACGCGGGCGTCACGTGGTACGGCTTCCCGCCGCTCGACTATCTCGATCCGGCGAAGCTTAAGGTGCCGCTGATGGGCCACTGGGCCACACAGGATGCATTCTTCGCGATCGACCAGGTCGACGCGCTGGAAAAGAAGCTGACCGATGCGAAGGTCGGTGTCGAATTCCATCGTTATCTCGCGCATCACGGATTCGCGAACGAAACGGCCGTCGGCCCCGGCCGCATCTCCGGCACGCAGTTCGATCCGGCGTGGTCGCAAGTCGCGTGGGATCGCACGCTTACGTTCTTCGGCCGCACGCTCTGGGCGAAGCCGCAGTAA
- a CDS encoding LysR family transcriptional regulator: MDTLQMMRIFVRVAEEGSFTSAAQRLDITTAYASRSVAQLETHLRTRLLNRSTRRIALTDAGQRYLDRCQRILGYIDEAEAEAADAQAKPSGRLHVHATTSFGQAYVVPAVVRYRQRYPSVAVELTLSQHVPDIIDEGYDVSLQLSTTELPDSGLVSQRLGDVHSVLCASPAYLKERGTPRTVRELEGHACLQMVTSVFPRDRWHLDGPDGHETFDLPLPDFQVNIADALGAALRAGLGIGSLPMSSALPALASGALVRVLPEYRLQKLTVYTLYASRQYLDAKIRTFVDFLRECVPEMLSADEAALNASCKS, from the coding sequence ATGGACACGTTACAGATGATGCGCATTTTCGTCCGGGTCGCGGAGGAGGGCAGCTTCACGAGCGCGGCCCAGCGCCTGGACATCACGACGGCATACGCATCGCGTTCGGTCGCGCAGCTCGAAACGCATCTGCGCACGCGTCTGCTCAACCGCAGCACGCGCCGCATCGCGCTGACCGACGCCGGGCAGCGCTATCTCGATCGTTGCCAGCGCATCCTCGGTTATATCGACGAAGCGGAAGCCGAGGCGGCAGACGCACAGGCGAAGCCGTCCGGACGGCTGCATGTTCACGCGACGACGAGTTTCGGCCAGGCGTATGTGGTGCCCGCGGTCGTGCGCTACCGGCAGCGCTATCCGTCGGTCGCGGTCGAGCTGACGCTGTCGCAGCACGTGCCCGACATCATCGACGAAGGCTACGACGTGTCGCTGCAGTTGAGCACGACGGAGCTGCCCGATTCGGGGCTCGTGTCGCAGCGGCTCGGCGACGTACACAGCGTGCTGTGCGCGTCGCCCGCGTATCTGAAGGAGCGCGGCACGCCGCGCACGGTGCGCGAGCTCGAAGGGCATGCGTGCCTGCAGATGGTCACTTCGGTGTTCCCGCGCGATCGCTGGCATCTCGACGGCCCGGACGGTCACGAGACGTTCGACTTGCCGTTGCCCGATTTCCAGGTAAACATCGCCGATGCGCTGGGTGCCGCACTGCGCGCCGGCCTCGGGATCGGCTCGTTGCCGATGTCGTCCGCACTGCCCGCGCTCGCGAGCGGTGCGCTGGTGCGCGTGCTGCCCGAATACCGGTTGCAGAAGCTGACGGTCTACACGCTGTACGCGTCGCGTCAGTATCTCGACGCGAAGATTCGCACGTTCGTCGATTTCCTGCGCGAATGCGTGCCCGAAATGCTGTCCGCCGACGAGGCCGCGCTGAACGCGTCCTGCAAATCCTGA
- a CDS encoding adenylosuccinate synthase yields MPNVVVVGAQWGDEGKGRVVDWLAAQADLVARYNGGHNAGHTLVVGGKTYKLALLPSGIVRGKRGVIGNGVALDPEALLAEIARMAELGLSVTPDNLSIAENAALVLPIHRAIDQAQERLRREPIGTTLRGIGPAYEDKVGRRGLRVGDLAEPGRLADKLDVLVDHHNAWFRGLGLDECSRDAMLATLVDLAPKILPFVRPVWADLNDATDRGKRILFEGSQAVMLDIDWGTYPFVTSSGTVASAAAAGTGLGASKLGHVLGVTKAYATRVGGGPFLTELIDATGEALRARGQEFGVNTGRPRRCGWLDAAQLRQAVRISGIDSLALTKLDVLDGFESIELCVGYELDGARVDHLPASLDAQSRAKPVYERFDGWHGTVKGVRERTALPRAAQDFIARIEAVAGATVSMITTGAERDDTIVLRNPFDAAAAA; encoded by the coding sequence ATGCCGAACGTGGTGGTCGTGGGTGCCCAATGGGGCGACGAGGGCAAGGGGCGCGTCGTGGACTGGCTGGCGGCTCAGGCCGACCTCGTCGCACGCTACAACGGCGGCCACAACGCGGGCCATACGCTGGTCGTCGGCGGCAAGACGTACAAGCTTGCGCTGCTGCCGAGCGGCATCGTGCGCGGCAAGCGCGGCGTGATCGGCAACGGCGTGGCGCTCGATCCGGAAGCGCTGCTCGCCGAGATCGCGCGGATGGCCGAGCTCGGGCTGTCGGTGACGCCGGACAACCTGTCGATCGCCGAGAACGCGGCGCTGGTGCTGCCGATTCATCGCGCGATCGACCAGGCACAGGAGCGCCTGCGCCGCGAACCGATCGGTACCACGCTGCGCGGGATCGGGCCGGCTTACGAGGACAAGGTCGGGCGTCGCGGGCTGCGCGTCGGCGATCTCGCGGAACCCGGCCGGCTCGCCGACAAGCTCGACGTGCTCGTCGACCATCACAACGCGTGGTTCCGTGGCCTGGGGCTCGACGAGTGTTCGCGCGACGCGATGCTGGCGACGCTCGTCGATCTCGCGCCGAAGATCCTGCCGTTCGTGCGTCCCGTCTGGGCCGACCTCAACGACGCGACCGATCGCGGCAAACGCATCCTGTTCGAGGGTTCGCAGGCCGTGATGCTGGACATCGACTGGGGCACGTATCCGTTCGTGACGTCGTCGGGCACCGTCGCATCGGCGGCAGCGGCCGGCACGGGCCTCGGCGCGTCGAAGCTCGGCCACGTGCTGGGCGTGACCAAGGCGTATGCGACGCGTGTCGGCGGCGGCCCGTTCCTCACCGAGCTGATCGACGCAACGGGAGAAGCGCTGCGCGCACGCGGGCAGGAATTCGGCGTCAACACCGGCCGGCCGCGGCGCTGCGGATGGCTCGATGCCGCGCAGTTGCGCCAGGCGGTCAGGATCTCGGGCATCGATTCGCTGGCGCTCACCAAGCTCGACGTGCTCGACGGCTTCGAGTCGATCGAGCTGTGCGTCGGCTACGAACTCGACGGCGCGCGGGTCGACCATCTGCCTGCGAGCCTCGATGCGCAGTCGCGCGCGAAGCCGGTCTACGAACGATTCGACGGCTGGCATGGCACCGTGAAGGGCGTGCGCGAGCGTACGGCGCTGCCGCGCGCAGCGCAGGATTTCATCGCGCGCATCGAAGCGGTCGCGGGCGCGACGGTATCGATGATCACGACCGGTGCGGAGCGCGACGACACGATCGTGTTGCGTAATCCGTTCGATGCGGCGGCCGCCGCGTAA
- the gcvA gene encoding transcriptional regulator GcvA — translation MARRLPPLNSLRAFEAAARLGSFTLAADELCVTHGAISRHVQQLEAWLGRPLFERHNRRVELTDAGRAYLAEVGASFDRIALATAQHFGHAQQRVLRVSAPATFSLRWLVPKLSSFQVAHPTIEVRLSTSNEPIEKLRDKVDLIVRGGPQAIDGYVAEEFLSEVRLPVCAPKLLEGRPLLTPADLAGFTLLHAATYPGMWPEWLAAAGHPNLVPRHSLTLEHFYLTLQGALDGLGVAMGPIALVADDIAEGRLVQPFSEPALPPWRYFTYVASARADDDAVRAFKDWLKVTGNAAASDAEH, via the coding sequence ATGGCCCGACGTCTTCCTCCGTTGAATTCGCTACGCGCGTTCGAAGCGGCCGCCCGACTCGGCAGCTTCACGCTTGCCGCCGACGAGCTGTGCGTGACGCACGGCGCGATCAGCCGGCACGTGCAGCAACTGGAGGCGTGGCTCGGACGACCGCTATTCGAACGCCACAACCGGCGGGTCGAACTGACCGATGCCGGCCGCGCGTATCTCGCCGAGGTCGGTGCGTCGTTCGACCGGATCGCGCTCGCCACCGCGCAGCACTTCGGCCACGCGCAACAGCGCGTGCTGCGCGTCAGCGCGCCCGCGACGTTTTCGTTACGCTGGCTCGTGCCGAAGCTGTCGTCGTTCCAGGTCGCCCATCCGACGATCGAGGTACGGCTGTCGACGTCGAACGAGCCGATCGAGAAACTGCGCGACAAGGTCGACCTGATCGTTCGAGGCGGCCCGCAGGCCATCGACGGTTACGTCGCGGAGGAATTCCTGTCCGAAGTCCGGCTGCCAGTGTGTGCGCCGAAGCTGCTGGAAGGCCGGCCGTTGCTTACGCCCGCCGATCTCGCCGGCTTCACGCTGCTGCACGCGGCGACCTATCCCGGCATGTGGCCCGAATGGCTCGCGGCGGCCGGACATCCGAATCTCGTGCCGCGACATTCGCTCACGCTCGAGCATTTCTACCTGACGCTGCAAGGCGCACTCGACGGACTCGGCGTCGCGATGGGGCCGATCGCGCTCGTCGCGGACGACATCGCCGAAGGCCGGCTCGTGCAGCCGTTCAGCGAACCGGCGCTGCCGCCGTGGCGCTACTTCACATACGTGGCATCCGCGCGCGCGGACGACGATGCGGTGCGTGCATTCAAGGACTGGCTGAAGGTGACGGGGAACGCAGCCGCATCGGACGCGGAGCACTGA
- a CDS encoding replication initiation protein has protein sequence MPRKPASKGSDKQVSLFQTPEPPDLLRKAVQAIHIAPKSGKIGLQQRKMFSSLIKNALRQEAFEPGRTSFSISIASLSHESGLNSNNTKYVKDTVNSLISTVVNWDYLAADRSTVWKASGLLAGAELEQSVLKYSFSDQIRSELLNPEIYALIDMRIAREFRRSHSLALWENTVRYEGIGITAKIPLPKFRDLILGQDKASQSYKEYKLFKSKVLVPCIQEVNEVSDHTLELIEHKSGRSVEAVQFKVTRKQSADTVEDGDVKNEALVEEVAKFGIPRSEARRLITQYGVQRIKAAIAYTLNRTTKKNAAPVDNVAAYFRKALTHGYTLADGQGTEAAAPAKESAQSKQEQIRDKYLAAKVEEAGAYFRELEIDDQTKLIDRYNETVAGSKDLTLSPKKKASKLAQTSFFRWLALDTWGEPTSDDLLEFLLKSSLASN, from the coding sequence ATGCCGCGCAAGCCCGCAAGCAAAGGCTCAGACAAACAGGTTTCACTGTTTCAGACACCCGAGCCTCCCGACTTGCTGCGCAAGGCGGTCCAGGCGATTCATATCGCGCCCAAGTCGGGAAAGATCGGTCTGCAGCAGCGCAAGATGTTCAGTTCGCTGATCAAGAACGCGCTTCGGCAGGAGGCGTTCGAGCCGGGCCGGACGAGCTTCTCGATCTCGATCGCCTCGCTTTCGCACGAGAGCGGGTTGAACAGCAACAACACGAAGTACGTGAAGGACACGGTCAACTCGCTGATCAGTACCGTCGTCAACTGGGACTACCTGGCCGCGGACCGTTCGACGGTCTGGAAAGCGTCGGGCCTGCTCGCGGGCGCGGAGCTCGAGCAATCGGTGCTGAAGTACAGCTTCTCCGACCAGATTCGCAGCGAGCTGCTCAATCCGGAAATCTACGCGCTGATCGATATGCGGATCGCCCGCGAATTCCGGCGCTCGCACTCGCTCGCGCTGTGGGAAAACACGGTGCGCTACGAAGGGATCGGCATCACCGCGAAGATTCCGCTGCCGAAATTCCGCGACCTCATTCTCGGCCAGGACAAGGCGTCGCAGTCGTACAAGGAATACAAGCTGTTCAAGAGCAAGGTCCTGGTGCCGTGCATTCAGGAGGTGAACGAAGTATCGGATCACACGCTCGAGCTGATCGAACACAAGTCCGGCCGCAGCGTGGAGGCCGTTCAGTTCAAGGTGACGCGCAAGCAGAGTGCCGATACGGTCGAAGACGGCGACGTCAAGAACGAAGCGCTGGTCGAGGAGGTCGCGAAGTTCGGCATTCCGCGTTCGGAAGCCCGCCGGCTGATCACGCAATATGGCGTGCAGCGCATCAAGGCGGCGATTGCCTATACGCTCAATCGGACTACGAAGAAGAACGCGGCGCCGGTCGACAACGTGGCCGCGTATTTCCGCAAGGCGCTGACGCACGGCTACACGCTGGCCGACGGGCAGGGAACCGAAGCGGCCGCACCGGCGAAGGAATCCGCGCAGAGCAAGCAGGAGCAGATTCGCGACAAATATCTGGCGGCGAAGGTCGAGGAAGCCGGCGCGTATTTCCGCGAGCTGGAGATCGACGACCAGACCAAGCTGATCGATCGCTACAACGAGACGGTGGCGGGCTCGAAGGATCTCACGCTGTCGCCGAAGAAGAAGGCGAGCAAGCTCGCGCAGACCAGCTTTTTCCGATGGCTGGCGCTGGATACCTGGGGCGAACCGACCTCGGACGACCTGCTGGAATTCCTGCTCAAAAGCAGTCTCGCAAGCAACTGA
- a CDS encoding ParB/RepB/Spo0J family partition protein: MAKDTSKDKKPTGNLHLAAGLLRGLAQENAALETRLPEPPAAPNVVDATPAAVTPAAAAPTGTPDLGAPQKVLVKDCIPNPFNPRVFYSESSLHELALTLKREGQIEPIKVTRLPEFPGKLVVIDGQRRLRATSINGDETINATFRTDHTPEQLYTIAYRANHDHERQTIFDDAVAWKRLLDEKVFQDQNTLAEKIGKDKASISKTLSLNALPNTLLERMASANDVVGLQAAYFLKLIFERLGEPTADRLLTAVIDRKKSVRDLENFLRAQSDDNKKAGRTRYSVRHDFALESQAIGQLKTYPDGRLDLQLKGVDTSHQEALADRLKTVIDAYVAELAAATQK, translated from the coding sequence ATGGCTAAGGACACATCGAAAGACAAGAAGCCGACCGGCAACCTGCATCTTGCGGCCGGCCTGTTGCGCGGGCTCGCGCAGGAAAACGCTGCACTGGAAACCCGCTTGCCCGAGCCGCCGGCTGCACCGAACGTCGTCGACGCGACGCCCGCCGCCGTGACCCCGGCCGCGGCCGCACCCACCGGCACACCGGATCTTGGCGCGCCGCAGAAGGTGCTGGTCAAGGACTGCATCCCGAACCCGTTCAACCCGCGCGTGTTCTATTCGGAGTCGAGCCTGCACGAGCTCGCACTGACGTTGAAACGGGAAGGGCAGATCGAGCCGATCAAGGTCACGCGGCTCCCGGAGTTTCCCGGCAAGCTCGTCGTGATCGACGGGCAACGCCGGCTGCGCGCGACGAGCATCAACGGCGATGAAACCATCAACGCCACGTTCCGCACGGACCACACGCCCGAGCAGCTCTATACGATCGCGTATCGGGCGAACCACGATCACGAACGCCAGACGATCTTCGACGATGCGGTCGCATGGAAGCGTCTCCTCGACGAGAAGGTCTTTCAGGACCAGAACACGCTCGCGGAGAAGATCGGCAAGGACAAGGCATCGATCAGCAAGACGCTGTCGCTCAACGCACTGCCCAACACGCTGCTGGAGCGGATGGCCAGCGCGAACGACGTGGTCGGCCTGCAGGCAGCGTACTTCCTGAAGCTGATCTTCGAGCGCCTGGGCGAACCGACGGCCGACCGGCTGCTCACGGCCGTGATCGACCGGAAGAAATCGGTCCGCGATCTCGAGAATTTCCTGCGTGCGCAGAGTGACGACAACAAGAAAGCGGGACGCACGCGCTACAGCGTTCGTCACGACTTCGCGCTCGAATCGCAAGCAATCGGCCAGTTGAAGACCTACCCGGACGGGCGTCTGGACCTGCAGCTCAAGGGCGTCGACACGTCCCACCAGGAAGCGCTCGCCGACAGGCTCAAGACCGTCATCGACGCCTACGTCGCCGAGCTGGCTGCGGCCACGCAAAAGTAA
- a CDS encoding ParA family protein, with amino-acid sequence MAFKIAVSNQKGGTGKTTISVNIAAAFEAGGNKVALIDADPQGTSVRWVTSGENTLPMTVLSLAPAGRGIGGEIKKQDANFDVIVVDCPGNLEDPRIASVLEVADFCLVPLSPSPADLYSTVAMIRMIESMRAVRNPNLSSALMLNSVNGKTKMREEILKILRAEEIGEHLLDSQIAQREVYRQTFALGTTIHHHNRYLKGLKEARAEIERLVTEMAQYIASTRATGAAHG; translated from the coding sequence ATGGCTTTCAAGATCGCCGTCAGTAATCAAAAAGGTGGTACTGGAAAGACAACCATCTCCGTCAACATCGCGGCTGCGTTCGAGGCCGGTGGCAACAAGGTCGCGTTGATCGATGCCGACCCTCAAGGCACTTCCGTTCGGTGGGTGACGAGCGGTGAGAACACCTTGCCGATGACGGTCCTTTCGCTGGCCCCCGCTGGTCGCGGCATCGGCGGCGAGATCAAGAAGCAGGACGCAAACTTCGACGTGATCGTCGTCGACTGTCCGGGCAACCTCGAAGATCCGCGTATCGCGTCCGTGCTCGAAGTCGCCGACTTCTGCCTCGTGCCGCTGTCACCATCGCCGGCGGACCTGTACAGCACCGTCGCGATGATTCGCATGATCGAGTCGATGCGAGCCGTTCGCAACCCGAATCTTTCTTCCGCATTAATGCTGAATAGTGTTAATGGAAAAACTAAAATGCGTGAAGAAATTTTAAAAATTCTAAGGGCTGAAGAAATAGGGGAGCATTTGCTCGACAGCCAGATCGCGCAACGCGAGGTCTATCGTCAGACGTTCGCACTCGGCACCACGATCCATCATCACAATCGGTACCTGAAGGGGCTGAAGGAAGCCCGCGCGGAAATCGAAAGGCTGGTCACGGAAATGGCCCAATACATCGCGTCGACGCGCGCTACCGGAGCCGCCCATGGCTAA